CGTGGTCAGATTCGCTGGCCCCCCAGAGTTTGGAGTCGTATCACTCCCCTTGGAACTCGGAGGTGGATTCTGAGAAAACGATGGAGTGATAAATTGCGAGGCCAAATAAATGGCCAGGCCAAAACCGACTAAGCCTACACTAAAATATCGAATCGTCCCGGTCATAGAGCCACCCCTCCTAAGGTTCATTTCTTCGCGGGTTCGGTTGACGTAGTTGGCTCATTCTTTACGTATCGGTAACCTTTGATCTGACACCTAAAAGTGATGATAGGTGATTCCCTATCTCCAATCTTTGCCTGACTGACCATGGATAATTGTGAAATAGTTAGAATTTTGTCCAACTTTGTCAAATACGATAGAAACAATAGAATTTGAGCGTAAGTGCCCTGCAGTTCAACTTCAACTCCCAACTCCTCATAGAACTGACGGTCCGCACCAGGCTGTTTGGCCTTGGCCGTCACGTTCTGAAGTTCTCCAATTCCATTCACACTGACCCCGGCCGCTCGGGCCTCAGTTGAGATCATGC
This region of Bdellovibrionales bacterium genomic DNA includes:
- the pilO gene encoding type 4a pilus biogenesis protein PilO — encoded protein: MTLAERLQTQLTFGKALGLGLFFAGLYYSIGYNNGSSLKLAIEKSKEQIQDSETEIKTLENQISRIATMRKVMEVLGEEFQSFLAYIPEKLSLPELMRMISTEARAAGVSVNGIGELQNVTAKAKQPGADRQFYEELGVEVELQGTYAQILLFLSYLTKLDKILTISQLSMVSQAKIGDRESPIITFRCQIKGYRYVKNEPTTSTEPAKK